One Alkaliphilus sp. B6464 genomic window carries:
- a CDS encoding PadR family transcriptional regulator: protein MDIQLKKGLLEFCVLAVLRKSDSYGYQIVKDVSDCIEISESTLYPILKRLESNAYLETYSVEHNSRLRKYYRITEEGKNHINEFLNDWQQVMNIYHFIKGGKESE from the coding sequence ATGGATATTCAATTAAAAAAGGGTTTATTGGAATTTTGTGTTCTTGCAGTATTGAGAAAATCCGATTCGTATGGTTATCAAATTGTAAAAGATGTTTCTGATTGTATTGAGATTTCAGAATCTACATTGTACCCAATATTAAAGCGTCTAGAATCAAACGCATACCTTGAAACATATTCTGTAGAACATAATAGCAGATTACGTAAGTATTATCGGATTACAGAAGAAGGGAAAAATCACATAAATGAATTTTTAAATGATTGGCAACAAGTTATGAATATTTATCATTTTATAAAAGGGGGTAAGGAGAGTGAATAA
- a CDS encoding deoxyguanosinetriphosphate triphosphohydrolase — protein sequence MTLSIRHTTEQLEETTLSSFAQFSKNSKGRIIPEKECDIRTIYQRDRDRIIHCKSFRSLKEKTQVFIVKNDFFRTRLTHTLEVNQIARTIARALRLNEDLVEAIALGHDLGHTCFGHRGEDVLDRLSGRFRHNEQSLRVVDILERDGRGLNLTLEVRDGILNHTGPKEPLTLEGKLVRKVDRITYLCHDIQDSINAGILKIEDLPSIVLKRLGSSHSERINTFVIDVINETNKNHKEGINIDIYQSDEILEAMNILRNFMFKNVYYGEICSEEKKKAEFIVESLYTYFLSHPKEMPIKYYGNISKEGLERSVTDFIATCTDSHAIEIFHEKFIPSKK from the coding sequence ATGACTCTATCTATTAGACATACTACAGAACAATTAGAAGAAACTACACTTTCATCTTTTGCTCAGTTTAGCAAAAATAGTAAAGGTAGAATAATACCAGAAAAAGAATGTGATATTCGTACGATATATCAAAGGGATAGAGATAGAATAATTCATTGTAAATCCTTTAGAAGCCTTAAAGAAAAAACTCAGGTGTTTATTGTAAAAAATGATTTTTTTAGAACTAGACTAACTCATACATTAGAAGTTAATCAAATTGCACGTACTATTGCTAGAGCATTAAGACTAAATGAGGACTTAGTAGAGGCCATTGCACTAGGTCATGATCTAGGTCATACATGCTTTGGACATAGAGGTGAAGACGTGCTAGATAGGTTAAGTGGCAGATTTAGACATAACGAGCAGAGTCTTAGAGTGGTAGATATTTTAGAGAGAGATGGTAGAGGCTTAAATTTAACATTGGAAGTTAGAGATGGAATATTAAACCATACAGGACCAAAAGAGCCACTAACGCTAGAAGGAAAATTAGTAAGGAAAGTAGATCGTATCACCTATTTATGTCACGATATTCAAGATAGTATAAATGCTGGTATACTTAAAATAGAAGATTTACCATCCATTGTATTGAAAAGACTTGGTAGTAGCCATAGTGAAAGAATTAATACATTTGTAATTGATGTTATTAATGAAACGAATAAAAATCATAAAGAAGGTATAAATATAGATATTTATCAAAGTGATGAGATTTTAGAAGCGATGAACATATTAAGAAACTTTATGTTTAAAAATGTATATTATGGTGAAATATGTTCTGAAGAAAAAAAGAAAGCAGAATTTATTGTCGAATCTTTGTATACTTATTTTTTAAGTCACCCTAAGGAAATGCCCATAAAATATTATGGTAACATTAGCAAAGAAGGTTTGGAAAGAAGCGTAACTGACTTTATAGCAACATGTACAGACTCCCATGCAATTGAAATTTTTCATGAAAAATTTATTCCTTCTAAGAAATAA
- a CDS encoding sigma-54 interaction domain-containing protein has protein sequence MKKTISVVAFDSKAGEFYAKEINELFGEYVKIASYSVSDGSAMGALPKADLFAISTDAYGSAEEVARHVPIDSQTMGIEVSYRWSTLQNLSMIPKGTRALFVNLTDTMAREAIAQLQQLGINHIRFIPFYPGAVLEEPVDMAVTPEEERYVPQSVKKVLNIGDRSCTSGMMIEIALRLGLEQLLDTKKFQNYFQAMATNNYSFNQIYARSRRLESQFHILMEILDEGLIGVNEKGEIFACNKKACQIAKIEENLVLGRCGEKVFPYIPFYSALKDKKEIPPKVIKLGGVNVSIAVIPVLRQKECIGAFATLQEFSELESKQNELRSQLLKKGHCAKYTFDDVIGESDCICRTKEILKRMAATESPVLIAGETGTGKELLAHAVHCASKRSKGPFIAINVAAMPENLLESELFGYEEGAFTGAKKGGRTGLFEFAHGGTLFLDEVEGMSQAMQVKLLRVLQEGEVMRVGGSGIISVDVRIVAATNESLDQKVEEGSFRKDLYYRLNTLTVVVPLLRERGEDVFLLMEHFKEELQGDFKLSEEVKDFLHQYSWPGNIRELHNTVEYFVYTGKQVIEIDDLPPTIFHGRTSRPMNVEKKERLQEVVSPFWFVLEELYMAAERNEFIGRDKLMMEAKKQHLLLSQKDIRDILKDMEEKGFVKIRKGRGGSRLTLKGREYWQSRDMCH, from the coding sequence ATGAAAAAAACGATATCTGTAGTGGCTTTTGATTCCAAGGCCGGAGAGTTTTATGCAAAAGAAATTAATGAACTGTTTGGAGAATATGTAAAAATAGCATCCTACAGCGTGAGCGATGGGTCTGCCATGGGAGCGTTGCCTAAGGCAGATTTATTTGCGATTTCAACAGATGCATATGGTTCCGCAGAAGAAGTGGCCCGTCATGTTCCAATAGACAGCCAGACCATGGGAATTGAGGTTTCCTACCGATGGAGTACGCTGCAAAACCTCAGTATGATACCAAAGGGAACCCGGGCGCTTTTTGTAAATTTGACGGATACCATGGCCCGGGAGGCTATTGCACAGCTGCAGCAGCTGGGGATAAACCATATTCGTTTTATTCCATTTTATCCAGGTGCTGTTTTGGAAGAGCCGGTGGATATGGCTGTAACGCCGGAGGAGGAGAGATATGTACCTCAGAGCGTAAAGAAGGTTTTAAATATCGGAGACCGTTCCTGTACATCGGGGATGATGATTGAGATTGCCTTGCGTCTGGGACTTGAACAGCTGCTGGATACGAAAAAATTCCAGAATTATTTTCAGGCAATGGCAACGAATAATTACAGCTTTAATCAGATATACGCCCGTTCTAGAAGACTGGAAAGCCAGTTCCATATTTTGATGGAAATATTGGATGAGGGGCTGATAGGCGTTAATGAAAAGGGTGAAATCTTTGCATGCAACAAGAAAGCCTGTCAGATTGCAAAGATTGAGGAGAATCTTGTCCTTGGCAGGTGCGGGGAAAAAGTATTTCCGTATATTCCTTTTTATAGCGCCTTGAAAGACAAGAAAGAAATTCCGCCTAAAGTGATTAAGCTGGGCGGCGTAAACGTAAGTATTGCAGTTATACCGGTTCTGCGGCAAAAGGAATGCATCGGTGCATTTGCTACCCTGCAGGAATTTAGTGAGCTGGAATCCAAACAGAATGAGTTAAGAAGCCAGCTGCTGAAAAAAGGTCATTGTGCCAAGTACACCTTTGATGATGTAATCGGAGAGTCAGATTGTATCTGCCGGACGAAGGAGATTTTAAAACGGATGGCGGCCACCGAAAGTCCGGTTTTAATTGCAGGTGAAACAGGAACGGGAAAAGAACTGCTGGCTCATGCGGTACATTGTGCATCTAAGCGAAGTAAGGGTCCTTTTATCGCCATTAATGTGGCAGCTATGCCGGAAAATCTTCTGGAAAGCGAGCTTTTCGGCTATGAAGAGGGTGCATTTACTGGTGCGAAAAAAGGAGGACGTACCGGACTGTTTGAATTTGCCCATGGCGGTACCTTGTTCCTCGATGAAGTAGAAGGTATGAGTCAGGCCATGCAGGTAAAGCTACTGAGAGTTCTGCAGGAAGGCGAAGTCATGCGTGTAGGCGGCAGCGGAATCATAAGCGTTGATGTAAGAATTGTTGCAGCAACCAATGAATCCCTAGATCAGAAGGTTGAGGAAGGAAGCTTCCGAAAGGACCTATATTACCGTCTAAATACCTTGACAGTTGTAGTACCGCTGCTACGGGAACGGGGAGAGGATGTTTTTCTTTTGATGGAGCATTTTAAAGAGGAGCTCCAGGGTGACTTTAAGTTATCAGAGGAGGTGAAAGACTTTCTGCATCAGTATTCCTGGCCGGGAAATATCAGAGAACTGCATAACACAGTGGAATACTTTGTTTATACCGGGAAACAGGTGATTGAGATAGATGATTTACCGCCTACTATTTTCCATGGCCGGACATCCAGACCGATGAATGTGGAGAAGAAGGAGAGACTGCAGGAGGTGGTTTCTCCCTTCTGGTTTGTTCTGGAAGAGCTTTATATGGCAGCGGAGCGGAATGAGTTTATCGGAAGAGATAAATTGATGATGGAAGCAAAGAAGCAGCATCTTCTATTGTCCCAAAAGGATATTCGAGATATTTTAAAGGACATGGAGGAAAAGGGTTTTGTAAAAATCAGAAAAGGAAGAGGCGGCAGCAGGCTTACCTTGAAGGGAAGGGAATATTGGCAGAGTCGGGATATGTGTCATTGA
- a CDS encoding DUF1700 domain-containing protein: MNKLEFLNTLERYLKCIGKQDRDKFIRYYEEMIEDYKEDGCKEVDAIEKVGNPRDIADTILLEQEDMIIKVPSTGSKVINKVLLILGFPLWGSLALSAMLFVLSACIVMWSFPFVTGVSAISFFIGSLVSILGAPFVMVETLPVGIVQLGLGIAFMGLSILLALITTYLYKKLVGIMKTFRSKLGRVINEKVVRI; encoded by the coding sequence GTGAATAAATTAGAATTTTTAAATACATTAGAGAGATATCTAAAATGTATAGGAAAACAAGACCGTGATAAATTTATTAGATATTATGAGGAAATGATTGAGGACTATAAAGAAGATGGATGCAAAGAAGTAGATGCAATCGAAAAAGTAGGTAACCCAAGAGATATAGCCGATACTATTTTATTAGAGCAAGAAGATATGATTATTAAAGTGCCGTCAACTGGGAGTAAAGTTATAAATAAAGTATTATTAATTTTAGGATTCCCATTATGGGGGTCTTTAGCATTATCAGCGATGTTATTTGTTTTATCTGCTTGTATTGTTATGTGGAGTTTTCCTTTCGTAACAGGGGTAAGTGCAATTTCATTTTTTATTGGATCTTTAGTTAGTATTTTGGGAGCACCATTTGTAATGGTAGAAACACTACCTGTGGGAATTGTTCAACTTGGATTAGGGATTGCTTTTATGGGATTGTCGATTTTGTTAGCATTAATTACTACTTACTTGTATAAAAAACTAGTTGGTATAATGAAAACATTCAGATCAAAATTAGGTAGAGTGATTAATGAGAAAGTGGTGAGGATATGA
- the dnaG gene encoding DNA primase produces MENFFPEELINEVKDSNEIIDVISQYIQVKSVGSSYKALCPFHSENTPSFIINREKQIYKCFGCGEGGDVVRFIMKIENLDFIESVRLLAKRANIEIKSTESSEEVKREIKEKNLCYEINRKVGLYFYRNLTKKPNPALEYLVNRGLNPKTLASFGLGYAINSWDNLILYLQREGYQLSDIQKCGLIRPNKQNGYYDYFRNRIMFPIFNIRGDVVGFGGRVMDNSLPKYLNSPETKIFNKSNILYGLNFARKNINNRQMILVEGYMDVIALHQAGFKNVVASLGTSLTKYHGQLLKKYCDEVIICFDGDTAGIKATMRSVDILNEVECQFRIMTLPEGKDPDDFIKFYGNEAFKEQINNAISLIDYKILLAKNKYSSNTIEDKVKLAKRIAVIIRDIKSPIEKEAYIEKAANETGISKEAIKLEVLGKSKNISMNRNNVKYSSNYKRDNKYIEIIPLVEQKGHIIAEKQLIKFMLTDNKLIQHILNSISVEDFSVWSHQEIVAYLADNVKSIDEKQIEEILPHLKEDIKQILSTDIKHIELNNTLEKYVINLKKYKLLYDIKRLEEEQNSIMKDSNLTKEEVESKLLNIGMEIVRKNVQIQKLKA; encoded by the coding sequence ATGGAGAATTTTTTTCCCGAAGAGTTAATTAATGAAGTAAAAGACAGTAATGAGATTATAGATGTAATTTCGCAATATATACAAGTTAAATCAGTAGGATCTTCTTACAAAGCCCTATGCCCTTTTCATAGTGAAAACACACCTTCCTTTATTATAAATCGTGAAAAGCAAATTTACAAATGCTTTGGCTGTGGCGAAGGTGGCGATGTGGTTCGCTTTATTATGAAAATTGAAAACTTAGACTTTATAGAATCTGTAAGACTATTAGCGAAACGAGCTAATATCGAAATCAAAAGTACAGAGTCTTCAGAAGAAGTAAAAAGAGAAATAAAAGAAAAGAATCTTTGTTATGAAATTAATCGAAAAGTAGGGCTATATTTCTATCGTAACTTGACTAAAAAGCCTAACCCAGCTTTAGAATATTTAGTAAATAGGGGACTAAATCCCAAAACCTTAGCGAGCTTTGGATTAGGTTATGCTATTAATAGCTGGGACAACCTTATTTTATACTTACAAAGGGAGGGTTATCAGTTAAGTGATATCCAAAAGTGCGGATTAATAAGACCAAATAAACAAAATGGATATTATGATTATTTTCGCAATCGTATAATGTTTCCTATATTCAATATACGTGGAGATGTGGTTGGTTTTGGTGGAAGGGTAATGGATAATTCATTACCAAAATATCTAAATTCTCCAGAAACAAAAATATTTAATAAAAGCAATATACTTTACGGTTTAAATTTTGCTCGTAAAAATATTAATAACAGACAAATGATATTAGTAGAAGGATATATGGATGTAATAGCCCTGCATCAGGCAGGTTTTAAAAACGTAGTAGCCTCATTAGGCACATCCTTAACAAAATATCATGGTCAACTATTAAAAAAATATTGTGATGAAGTTATAATATGTTTTGATGGAGATACAGCAGGTATAAAAGCAACTATGAGGAGTGTTGATATACTAAATGAAGTAGAGTGTCAATTTAGAATTATGACTTTACCTGAAGGAAAAGATCCAGATGATTTCATAAAGTTTTATGGTAATGAAGCATTTAAGGAACAAATTAATAATGCAATTAGTCTAATAGATTATAAAATACTTTTAGCCAAAAATAAGTATTCTAGTAATACTATTGAAGATAAGGTAAAACTTGCAAAAAGAATTGCAGTTATTATAAGAGATATTAAAAGTCCAATAGAAAAAGAAGCCTACATTGAAAAGGCCGCAAATGAGACAGGCATCTCAAAAGAAGCTATAAAACTAGAAGTATTAGGTAAGTCTAAAAACATATCAATGAATAGAAATAACGTTAAGTATAGTTCAAACTACAAAAGGGATAATAAGTATATAGAAATAATTCCTTTAGTAGAACAAAAGGGACATATTATTGCAGAAAAACAGTTAATAAAATTTATGCTTACAGATAATAAACTAATACAACATATATTGAATAGTATATCTGTGGAGGATTTTTCAGTTTGGAGCCATCAAGAAATAGTCGCATATTTAGCTGATAACGTGAAAAGCATTGATGAAAAGCAAATAGAAGAAATACTTCCTCATTTAAAAGAAGATATAAAGCAGATATTGTCAACTGATATTAAGCACATTGAGTTAAATAATACATTGGAAAAGTATGTTATTAACTTAAAGAAATATAAGTTACTTTACGATATAAAGAGATTAGAGGAAGAACAAAATAGCATTATGAAAGATTCAAATTTAACTAAGGAAGAGGTTGAGAGCAAGTTGCTAAATATAGGCATGGAAATAGTGAGAAAGAATGTACAAATACAAAAGCTGAAGGCGTAA